One window of the Chryseobacterium sp. CY350 genome contains the following:
- a CDS encoding MFS transporter: protein MFDKRILPLAIGGLAIGTTEFTIMGLLPDIAKTLEITIPQAGHLIAAYAMGVVIGAPILIGYSVKFPPKKVLLVLMVIFTIFNALSAIAPDYNSMLIIRFMSGLPHGAFFGVGTVVASRMAGKGKEALYISLMFTGLTVANLAMVPLVTYIGHAFHWRWYFAIVGILGLATLLALKLWLPAIDKKEDSHFLEELKFLKGKQSWLVLMITAIGFGGLFTWFSYITPLMTVVSKVENSYMAYVMILAGGGMVVGNLAGGFLSDKMGPEKTCVLLLFLMMCSLSGVFFLSEYQSISLILTFICGALSMSVAAPINIMMMKAAPKSEMMAAAFMQAAFNIANAMGAFLGGIPLEYGLPYNYPSLVGVGMTIIGLIISIFYFYLYRASNNATQKDNVANCITCDQ, encoded by the coding sequence ATGTTTGATAAAAGAATTTTGCCATTGGCAATCGGTGGCTTAGCGATAGGAACTACAGAATTTACGATTATGGGATTGCTTCCCGATATTGCAAAAACGCTGGAGATTACGATTCCGCAAGCAGGTCATTTAATTGCGGCTTATGCGATGGGAGTGGTAATTGGAGCGCCAATTTTGATCGGATATTCGGTGAAGTTTCCTCCAAAAAAAGTGTTGTTGGTTTTGATGGTGATTTTTACCATTTTCAATGCACTTTCGGCCATTGCTCCGGATTATAATTCTATGTTGATAATAAGATTTATGTCTGGTTTACCACACGGAGCATTTTTCGGAGTAGGAACTGTAGTTGCATCACGAATGGCAGGAAAAGGGAAGGAGGCACTGTATATTTCTTTAATGTTTACCGGATTGACGGTTGCCAATTTGGCGATGGTTCCTTTGGTTACGTACATCGGACATGCATTTCACTGGCGTTGGTATTTTGCTATTGTAGGTATACTTGGTCTGGCAACTTTATTGGCTTTAAAACTGTGGCTTCCCGCAATAGATAAAAAGGAAGACAGCCATTTTCTTGAGGAATTAAAATTTTTGAAAGGCAAACAATCTTGGTTGGTGTTAATGATTACAGCAATCGGTTTTGGTGGTTTATTTACCTGGTTCAGTTATATAACTCCTTTGATGACGGTTGTTTCAAAAGTTGAAAACAGTTATATGGCCTACGTAATGATTCTCGCCGGTGGCGGAATGGTGGTTGGGAATCTGGCAGGAGGTTTTCTTTCGGATAAAATGGGTCCGGAAAAGACTTGTGTACTATTGTTATTTTTGATGATGTGTTCTTTGTCCGGGGTATTTTTCCTTTCAGAATATCAAAGTATTTCTCTGATATTAACTTTTATCTGTGGAGCTCTGTCGATGTCGGTTGCCGCACCAATTAATATTATGATGATGAAAGCTGCACCTAAAAGTGAAATGATGGCGGCTGCTTTTATGCAGGCTGCATTTAATATAGCAAATGCGATGGGAGCTTTTCTGGGAGGAATTCCTCTAGAGTACGGTTTGCCTTACAATTACCCATCGCTGGTGGGCGTAGGGATGACAATAATTGGTTTGATCATCAGTATATTTTACTTTTATTTATACCGAGCTTCGAATAACGCTACCCAAAAAGATAATGTAGCAAATTGTATTACCTGTGATCAATAA
- a CDS encoding SIMPL domain-containing protein: MKNILCLASVLAFQLSFAQFSGNINYQNQVRYAENNININLPTPNNIVINIKGMANVTADKYVAIFSLTQVAETSEEVNSLMDKRLNSSITEIKINKGIETYIDMVSFVPVYQYAVEKKIFSKKTYNEVPTGFELKKNLHVKFSDPSQLNELIKILAKNEIYDLVRVDYFANNLELIKKELANKAKISLQEKVKSYESLLGETFANSEKTINEGFQIKLPTEMYKSYEAHNSSTLALSRLANINQANKSTTLYYQPVLDKEFDFVINPTILKPVIQVMYEVKLLITKEKKSENRDNKSYILITPNGEMRDLNIPKSNK; this comes from the coding sequence ATGAAAAATATTTTATGTCTTGCATCGGTTTTAGCATTTCAATTGAGTTTTGCACAGTTTTCCGGGAATATAAATTATCAAAACCAAGTACGTTACGCAGAAAACAATATCAATATTAATCTTCCCACACCAAATAATATTGTCATCAACATCAAAGGAATGGCAAACGTAACAGCAGATAAATACGTGGCTATTTTTAGCCTTACACAAGTTGCAGAGACCTCAGAAGAAGTTAATTCACTGATGGACAAACGTCTAAATTCATCAATAACCGAAATAAAAATTAATAAAGGAATTGAAACTTATATTGATATGGTCTCGTTTGTTCCGGTTTATCAATATGCTGTAGAAAAAAAGATTTTTAGCAAAAAAACATACAACGAAGTTCCGACAGGTTTTGAACTCAAAAAAAATCTGCATGTCAAGTTTTCTGACCCTTCTCAACTCAACGAATTAATCAAAATTTTAGCAAAAAATGAAATATATGATTTAGTGAGGGTTGATTATTTCGCAAACAATCTTGAATTAATTAAAAAAGAATTGGCGAATAAAGCTAAAATTTCGCTTCAGGAAAAAGTAAAATCCTACGAATCTTTACTTGGAGAAACTTTTGCTAATAGCGAAAAAACAATCAACGAAGGATTTCAAATAAAACTTCCAACCGAAATGTACAAATCTTATGAAGCACACAATAGCTCAACCTTAGCTTTGTCGAGATTAGCCAACATTAATCAGGCGAATAAATCTACTACATTATATTATCAACCTGTTTTAGATAAAGAATTTGATTTTGTGATAAATCCCACCATTTTAAAACCTGTAATTCAAGTAATGTATGAAGTGAAATTACTCATTACCAAAGAGAAAAAAAGTGAAAACAGAGATAACAAATCCTATATTTTGATAACACCGAATGGTGAAATGAGAGATTTGAATATTCCTAAATCTAATAAGTAA
- the lipA gene encoding lipoyl synthase yields the protein MENLVQDTTVQKPKWIRVKLPTGKNYRELRTLVDKYKLNTICQSGSCPNMGECWGEGTATFMILGNICTRSCGFCGVKTGKPMDVNWDEPEKVARSIKLMKIKHAVLTSVDRDDLKDMGSILWGETVNAVRRISPGTTMETLIPDFQGLTKHLDRMVDVAPEVISHNMETVKRLTREVRIQAKYERSLEVLRYLKEAGQNRTKTGLMLGLGENKDEVFQTIEDIKNANVDVITMGQYLQPTKKHLPVKKFITPEEFDEFGDFARSLGFRHVESSPLVRSSYHAEKHIH from the coding sequence ATGGAGAATTTAGTTCAAGATACTACCGTTCAGAAACCAAAATGGATTCGTGTAAAACTTCCTACCGGGAAAAATTACAGAGAACTTCGAACCTTGGTTGATAAATATAAATTAAATACAATTTGCCAAAGTGGAAGTTGCCCAAATATGGGAGAATGTTGGGGTGAAGGAACCGCTACGTTCATGATTTTGGGAAATATCTGTACCAGAAGTTGTGGATTTTGCGGTGTAAAAACCGGAAAACCGATGGATGTGAATTGGGATGAGCCAGAAAAAGTGGCTCGTTCGATCAAATTAATGAAAATTAAACACGCAGTTTTGACTTCCGTTGACCGTGATGATTTGAAAGATATGGGCTCTATTCTTTGGGGCGAAACCGTAAACGCTGTAAGAAGAATTTCTCCAGGAACAACAATGGAAACGTTGATTCCCGATTTCCAGGGATTGACAAAACATCTCGACAGAATGGTTGATGTTGCTCCTGAAGTGATTTCTCACAATATGGAAACCGTAAAACGTCTGACAAGAGAAGTGAGAATTCAGGCAAAATATGAAAGAAGTCTTGAAGTTTTAAGATATTTAAAAGAAGCCGGACAAAACAGAACAAAAACCGGATTGATGCTTGGTCTTGGAGAAAATAAAGATGAGGTTTTTCAGACCATTGAAGATATCAAAAATGCAAACGTAGATGTCATTACGATGGGACAGTATTTGCAGCCGACTAAAAAACATCTTCCAGTAAAGAAATTTATAACTCCTGAAGAGTTTGATGAATTTGGTGATTTTGCAAGAAGCTTAGGTTTCAGACACGTTGAAAGTTCGCCTTTGGTTAGAAGTTCTTATCACGCAGAAAAACATATCCATTAA
- a CDS encoding tetratricopeptide repeat-containing sensor histidine kinase encodes MNSIYSQSKATQEVVAETSKLRKAVDTKNEAAEAESYYNIGETFYNNGNFPKSEEYFIKSKNIYEKLNDKQNLEKVTRKLAQSQENQNKLKSALTNYESASKVGYTQSSRAINSNDVSRLATPSAAKKTEAIQNNIKISEKDNNKEDLAASYSQMADVNIEQNNIPKAEENLNNAYKISVKEAPQQALAINQKLTDFYIDNKNFDKAIEAKKEILKEDFVKDNSQKKVEQIQELADIYIKKNDPEGAIVLLKNAYDIALNKGHTLEAQKSVQKLDSLYTISENTEASVRLYRDFLGKIPDLVSKDRSLVDNKILEDTEQRISQLEREKKLKDELIRKKNIFNYSLIFAVFVLVGMMFFIIRTLKKVQIKNKKIALQSLRREMNPHFIFNSLNSVNQFIATNNELEANQYLTKFSKLMRGVMENSAEDFIPFQQEIDLLQNYLALEKTRFADKFDYEIIVDEDVNQQNLQIPGMMIQPFLENAIWHGLRYKTEKGFLKLSFKKENQQLKIEIKDNGIGIEDSKKQKTMHQKNREGRGMKNTLERIRLLNDLYRKNIVCSVKDSPDGVLVQILMNF; translated from the coding sequence GTGAATAGCATTTATTCGCAAAGTAAAGCAACGCAGGAAGTTGTTGCCGAAACTTCAAAACTTAGAAAAGCGGTAGATACTAAAAATGAAGCTGCTGAAGCCGAGTCGTACTACAATATTGGAGAGACTTTTTATAACAACGGCAACTTCCCGAAAAGTGAAGAGTATTTTATTAAATCTAAAAATATTTACGAGAAACTAAACGATAAACAAAATCTTGAAAAGGTAACGAGAAAGCTGGCGCAGTCGCAGGAAAATCAGAATAAACTCAAATCGGCACTTACCAATTATGAATCTGCTTCAAAAGTTGGCTATACCCAAAGCAGCAGAGCTATCAACTCTAATGATGTTTCCAGATTGGCAACACCTTCCGCAGCAAAAAAGACTGAGGCTATTCAGAATAATATAAAAATCAGCGAAAAAGATAATAACAAAGAAGATCTTGCGGCAAGCTACAGCCAAATGGCAGACGTTAATATAGAGCAGAATAACATTCCAAAAGCAGAAGAAAATCTTAATAATGCTTACAAAATATCTGTGAAAGAAGCTCCGCAACAAGCATTGGCAATCAATCAAAAACTCACTGATTTTTATATTGATAACAAAAATTTTGATAAAGCGATTGAAGCTAAAAAGGAAATATTAAAAGAAGATTTCGTTAAGGATAATTCTCAGAAAAAAGTAGAGCAAATTCAGGAACTTGCAGATATTTACATCAAAAAAAATGATCCTGAAGGAGCCATTGTTTTACTGAAAAATGCATACGATATCGCTCTCAACAAAGGTCATACTCTAGAAGCCCAAAAAAGCGTACAAAAACTAGACAGCCTGTATACAATCTCTGAAAATACCGAAGCTTCCGTACGATTGTACCGTGATTTTTTAGGTAAAATTCCCGATCTGGTTTCCAAAGACCGAAGTCTGGTAGACAATAAAATTCTGGAAGATACCGAACAGAGAATTTCGCAGCTGGAAAGGGAAAAAAAACTGAAAGATGAGCTTATCCGTAAGAAAAATATCTTTAATTACAGTTTAATATTTGCCGTTTTCGTTCTCGTAGGAATGATGTTTTTTATTATCAGGACATTAAAGAAAGTTCAGATTAAAAATAAAAAAATTGCACTTCAATCGTTGAGACGAGAAATGAATCCCCATTTTATTTTCAATAGTTTAAATTCTGTAAATCAATTTATTGCAACTAATAATGAATTGGAAGCGAATCAATATCTAACTAAATTTTCAAAATTAATGCGTGGCGTCATGGAAAATTCTGCCGAAGATTTTATTCCGTTTCAGCAGGAAATAGATTTACTTCAGAATTATCTGGCGCTAGAAAAAACACGTTTTGCAGATAAATTTGATTATGAAATTATCGTCGACGAAGATGTAAACCAACAGAATCTACAAATTCCAGGAATGATGATTCAGCCTTTTTTAGAAAATGCAATTTGGCACGGTTTGCGGTACAAAACTGAAAAAGGATTTCTGAAACTCAGTTTTAAAAAAGAAAATCAGCAGTTAAAAATAGAGATAAAAGATAACGGTATTGGTATCGAAGACAGCAAAAAGCAGAAAACCATGCATCAGAAAAACAGAGAAGGTAGAGGGATGAAAAACACGCTTGAAAGAATACGTCTTCTCAATGATTTGTACAGAAAAAATATCGTTTGCTCTGTAAAAGACTCTCCGGATGGAGTTCTCGTTCAAATTTTAATGAATTTTTAA
- a CDS encoding AraC family transcriptional regulator, with product MKIQKEIIDFEEDKSFKIFEASMKHRFFWHYHPEIELVYVEAISGIRHVGKDISGFMESDLLLVGSNVPHLNFDYGIKTEYKQIVLQLKENFLDEMILPVPEFDDIKKLLDRSYLGLSFYGETKKNVSRKLHLIKEKNPFKSLIALMEVLQILSQSTEVIELNKEDTRVKWFLNDKIRMGTIYDYINENYDKNPNVNVIAEMVSLSTPAFCRYFKKQTNMTFTDFVNNYRINQAKMLLLQNLCISEVSFQVGFESLSYFNKLFKNHIGETPTSFKKKHLNKVES from the coding sequence ATGAAGATCCAGAAAGAAATCATCGATTTTGAAGAGGATAAATCTTTCAAAATTTTTGAAGCTTCTATGAAACATCGTTTTTTCTGGCATTACCATCCGGAAATTGAATTGGTTTATGTAGAAGCAATAAGCGGAATTCGCCATGTTGGAAAAGATATTTCCGGCTTTATGGAAAGTGACCTTCTCTTGGTAGGTTCAAATGTGCCACATCTAAATTTTGACTATGGAATTAAGACCGAATACAAACAGATCGTTTTACAGCTTAAAGAAAATTTTCTGGATGAAATGATTCTTCCTGTTCCTGAATTTGATGATATAAAAAAGCTTTTAGACCGCTCTTATCTCGGATTATCATTTTATGGAGAAACAAAAAAAAATGTTTCTAGAAAGCTTCATTTAATTAAAGAAAAAAATCCATTCAAATCGCTTATTGCCTTGATGGAAGTATTGCAAATCCTTTCTCAATCAACTGAAGTAATAGAACTGAATAAAGAAGATACCCGTGTAAAATGGTTTTTAAACGACAAAATCAGAATGGGAACTATCTACGATTACATCAACGAAAATTATGATAAAAATCCAAACGTCAATGTAATTGCCGAAATGGTAAGTCTCAGTACTCCCGCATTTTGCCGATATTTTAAAAAACAGACCAATATGACATTTACAGACTTTGTTAATAACTACAGAATTAATCAGGCAAAAATGTTGCTGTTGCAGAATTTATGTATTTCTGAAGTTTCTTTTCAGGTTGGTTTTGAAAGTCTTTCTTACTTCAATAAGTTATTTAAAAATCACATCGGAGAAACACCAACATCTTTTAAGAAAAAGCACCTGAACAAAGTCGAATCCTAA
- a CDS encoding vWA domain-containing protein → MNTLKFLTFTASVAAFLSAGKISDIRCSNKTHDREVVKGNIAAEPQFTVSKDNKIQVALLLDTSNSMDGLIDQAKSRLWNIVNTLTTLKYNGQAPQIEIALYEYGNDGLKDENYIRQVTALTQDLDLVSEKLFALRTNGGNEYCGAVIREASTNLNWDGNEKSMKLIYIAGNEPFDQGKINYRDVIAKAKAKNIYTNTIFCGSRDEGIQTFWQNGASLGDGKFFNIDSDRKVIDIATPYDVKISQFNSQLNDTYISYGSRGSEMKSKQTTQDSNAEMQSASIAVERTVSKSKKNAYKNDHWDLVDKAEKDKSYISSIREEELPSELKGKSKEEINKIVSQKSAERDKIQKEIEILAKQRQSFIDSELKKRGNAEGDDLGKAIEKSILEIGLKNGYSL, encoded by the coding sequence ATGAATACGCTCAAATTTTTAACATTTACCGCAAGTGTAGCAGCTTTTTTAAGTGCAGGAAAAATCTCAGACATCCGTTGCAGCAACAAAACCCATGACAGAGAAGTGGTGAAAGGTAATATTGCTGCCGAACCACAATTTACAGTTTCAAAAGATAATAAAATACAGGTTGCGTTGCTCTTGGATACCTCAAACAGTATGGATGGACTGATCGATCAGGCAAAATCAAGACTTTGGAATATCGTCAATACTTTAACCACTTTAAAGTACAACGGACAAGCTCCACAAATAGAAATTGCTCTATATGAATACGGAAATGACGGTTTGAAAGATGAAAATTATATCCGACAAGTCACGGCATTGACTCAAGATTTAGATCTGGTTTCAGAAAAACTTTTTGCCCTCAGAACCAATGGCGGAAACGAATATTGCGGAGCTGTGATTCGTGAAGCATCAACGAATCTGAATTGGGACGGAAACGAAAAGAGCATGAAACTGATTTATATTGCTGGAAATGAACCATTTGACCAGGGAAAGATTAATTATAGAGATGTGATTGCTAAAGCTAAAGCGAAAAATATTTATACGAATACCATTTTTTGCGGAAGTCGGGATGAGGGAATTCAAACTTTCTGGCAAAACGGAGCAAGTCTTGGTGACGGAAAATTTTTCAACATCGACAGCGACCGAAAAGTAATTGATATTGCAACACCTTATGATGTGAAAATATCTCAGTTTAATTCTCAGCTGAATGACACCTACATCTCCTACGGAAGCCGTGGTTCTGAAATGAAAAGTAAACAGACAACACAGGATTCTAATGCTGAAATGCAATCTGCTTCCATTGCTGTAGAACGTACCGTAAGTAAGTCTAAGAAAAATGCTTACAAAAATGATCATTGGGATTTGGTGGATAAAGCTGAAAAAGATAAAAGTTACATTTCGTCTATAAGAGAAGAAGAGTTACCTTCTGAATTAAAAGGTAAAAGCAAAGAAGAAATCAATAAAATTGTCAGCCAAAAATCTGCAGAACGTGATAAAATTCAAAAAGAAATTGAAATCCTCGCCAAGCAAAGACAAAGTTTTATAGACTCCGAATTAAAAAAGCGTGGAAATGCTGAAGGAGACGATTTAGGAAAAGCAATCGAGAAATCTATCCTTGAGATTGGTTTAAAAAATGGTTACAGTTTGTAG
- a CDS encoding SIMPL domain-containing protein: MKLKHFLFIGIFTLGSLINAQEIKKNVIEVTGVAEMEVEPDEIIFNIGIKADNKNQLAENEKLLFENLKNNGVKNEDIKFKSMYQNIYSKTQKFTKSFQFKVNAETNMSKIFEDLNQKWVINLNIAEIKNTKIADFRKTVKINALKAAKEKADYLLESINKKTGTPMEIVEIEDYMSDSVLPMAFKSRLANVQMETADATVDYSFDNIENIKLKYSIKTKYEIL, encoded by the coding sequence ATGAAATTGAAACATTTTTTATTTATCGGAATATTTACTTTAGGAAGTCTGATAAATGCGCAGGAAATCAAAAAAAATGTAATTGAGGTGACAGGAGTTGCCGAAATGGAAGTAGAACCGGATGAAATCATCTTCAACATCGGGATAAAAGCTGACAACAAAAATCAGCTTGCTGAAAATGAAAAACTCTTATTTGAAAATTTGAAAAACAATGGAGTGAAGAATGAGGATATAAAATTCAAATCAATGTATCAAAATATTTATTCTAAAACACAAAAATTTACCAAGAGTTTTCAGTTTAAAGTGAATGCAGAAACTAATATGAGTAAAATATTTGAAGATTTGAATCAAAAATGGGTAATCAATCTGAATATTGCTGAAATCAAGAATACAAAAATTGCAGACTTCAGAAAAACAGTGAAGATAAACGCTCTGAAAGCAGCCAAAGAAAAGGCAGATTACCTGTTGGAAAGCATTAATAAAAAAACAGGAACACCGATGGAAATTGTAGAAATAGAAGATTATATGAGTGATTCTGTACTACCTATGGCTTTCAAAAGCAGATTAGCGAATGTACAAATGGAAACTGCCGATGCAACTGTAGATTATTCTTTTGATAATATTGAAAACATAAAACTGAAATACAGCATCAAAACAAAATACGAAATTCTTTAA
- a CDS encoding nuclear transport factor 2 family protein codes for MKSKICLFLLICFSINHSFAQEKKTVVEALVQEQVEGYNARNIDAFLKPYAEDVELYMFPNQLISKGKEAMRKDYSSMFKDLPELHCEIKNRIVNGNFVIDQESISGMKKGEKVVASAIYEIKDGKISKVYFIP; via the coding sequence ATGAAATCAAAAATTTGTTTATTCCTACTTATCTGTTTTTCAATAAATCATTCATTTGCTCAAGAAAAGAAAACTGTTGTTGAAGCTTTGGTTCAGGAACAAGTTGAAGGCTACAATGCCAGAAATATTGATGCTTTTTTAAAACCTTATGCTGAAGATGTTGAATTATACATGTTTCCCAATCAATTAATCAGCAAAGGAAAAGAAGCGATGCGAAAAGATTATTCGAGTATGTTTAAAGACCTTCCCGAGTTACATTGTGAAATTAAAAACAGAATCGTAAATGGTAATTTCGTCATAGATCAGGAAAGTATTTCCGGGATGAAAAAGGGTGAAAAAGTAGTTGCTTCTGCTATTTATGAAATTAAAGATGGGAAAATTTCAAAGGTTTATTTTATCCCGTAA
- a CDS encoding LytR/AlgR family response regulator transcription factor encodes MKIKSVIIDDEKIARDVLRNYLTKYCPQIEILGEAENIKQAVPLIEEKKPQLLFLDVEMPFGNAFDVLEATSEFSYETIFVTAFSQYSLQALNKSASYYILKPIDIQELILAVNKVAESLEKNEDINRTKILLENLKLKPEKQQLILPTLQGFDVVKTEDIVRLQADGNFTQVYLTDGSKKMVCRFLKHFDDLLETPFVRVHRSHIINASFVKSYHKNGTATLSDHTEIEVSGSFKDNFLKVFS; translated from the coding sequence ATGAAAATAAAATCTGTCATTATAGACGATGAAAAAATTGCAAGGGATGTTCTCAGGAATTATCTCACAAAATATTGTCCACAGATTGAGATTTTGGGTGAAGCAGAAAACATAAAACAAGCCGTACCTTTAATCGAGGAAAAAAAACCGCAACTGCTTTTTCTGGATGTAGAAATGCCTTTCGGAAATGCGTTTGATGTGCTAGAAGCAACAAGTGAATTTTCTTACGAAACTATTTTTGTCACTGCGTTTTCGCAATATTCTCTTCAGGCTTTAAACAAATCTGCAAGCTATTATATTTTGAAACCAATAGATATTCAGGAACTTATACTGGCGGTAAATAAAGTTGCAGAAAGTTTGGAAAAGAATGAAGACATCAACCGAACCAAAATTTTACTGGAAAATTTAAAGTTAAAACCGGAAAAACAACAATTGATTTTGCCAACTCTTCAGGGTTTTGATGTTGTAAAAACAGAAGATATTGTAAGACTTCAGGCAGATGGAAATTTCACGCAGGTCTATCTCACAGACGGATCGAAAAAGATGGTCTGTAGATTTCTTAAACATTTTGATGATTTGCTGGAAACTCCTTTTGTAAGAGTTCACCGTTCTCATATCATCAACGCCAGTTTTGTAAAGTCATACCATAAAAATGGTACAGCAACTTTATCTGATCATACCGAAATTGAAGTTTCAGGCAGTTTTAAAGATAATTTTCTTAAGGTTTTCTCATAA
- a CDS encoding NAD(P)/FAD-dependent oxidoreductase yields MDLKSNEPFWLLKNGLISSYPSLKTDEICDVLIIGGGITGSLIAHQMVKDGYKTILIDKREICNGSTSATTSMLQYEIDIPLYRLIEMIGEKGAVESYKACSKSIDTIEKIVKEIKSRSGFKRKQSLYFAAKKKDVRWLQKEYEVRKKNGFDVTWIDPDEIEERFSFQNTHGAILSKQGASIDAFKFSHELLRFSLSKGLKIFDKTEMRSVKYLKDHNLALTKDGFNIKAKKIIYCVGYESTNFIKEKFVNLKSTFAMVSEIDKHTFKNMEQTLVWNTDHPYVYMRSTDDERLLIGGGDEDFVDPEKRDSMLDKKEKEILKNLKRIKPDYHFYTDFIWAGTFGETKDALPYIGEHENFKNSYFVLGFGGNGITFSVTGMEMASAYMKNKKHKLSEYFKFGR; encoded by the coding sequence ATGGATTTGAAATCTAACGAACCTTTCTGGCTTTTAAAAAACGGATTGATCTCATCCTATCCTTCCCTGAAAACTGATGAGATATGTGATGTTCTCATCATCGGTGGCGGAATAACTGGCAGTTTAATTGCCCATCAAATGGTAAAAGACGGTTACAAAACGATATTGATCGATAAACGTGAAATATGCAACGGAAGTACCTCAGCGACAACCTCGATGTTACAGTACGAAATAGATATACCGCTGTACAGACTGATTGAAATGATAGGAGAAAAGGGCGCAGTAGAAAGCTACAAAGCCTGTTCAAAATCTATAGATACGATCGAAAAAATAGTGAAGGAAATAAAATCCCGGTCTGGTTTTAAAAGAAAACAGTCTCTTTACTTTGCAGCAAAAAAGAAAGATGTAAGGTGGCTTCAGAAAGAATACGAAGTAAGAAAGAAAAACGGCTTTGATGTCACTTGGATTGATCCTGACGAGATAGAAGAAAGATTCAGTTTTCAAAATACGCATGGTGCTATTTTATCGAAACAGGGTGCAAGCATCGATGCTTTCAAATTTTCACACGAACTTCTTAGGTTCAGTCTCAGTAAAGGTCTCAAAATTTTTGATAAAACAGAAATGAGATCGGTAAAATATCTTAAAGATCACAACTTGGCGCTCACCAAAGATGGTTTCAATATAAAAGCAAAGAAAATTATCTATTGTGTTGGTTATGAAAGTACTAACTTCATCAAAGAAAAATTTGTAAATCTCAAAAGCACTTTTGCAATGGTATCTGAGATCGATAAGCATACCTTTAAAAATATGGAGCAAACCTTAGTTTGGAATACAGACCATCCTTACGTATATATGCGGTCTACCGATGATGAGAGACTGTTGATCGGTGGAGGAGACGAAGATTTTGTTGATCCTGAAAAACGAGACTCGATGCTCGACAAGAAAGAAAAAGAAATTCTGAAAAATCTTAAAAGGATAAAACCCGATTATCATTTTTATACAGATTTTATCTGGGCAGGAACTTTCGGCGAAACAAAAGACGCGTTACCATATATCGGTGAGCACGAGAATTTTAAAAACTCATATTTTGTTTTGGGGTTTGGAGGAAACGGCATTACTTTTTCTGTGACAGGAATGGAAATGGCATCTGCGTATATGAAAAATAAAAAGCATAAACTCTCCGAATATTTTAAATTTGGCAGATAG
- a CDS encoding SpoIIAA family protein: protein MISIINDAPENVAAFNATGDVTKEDFENLVIPYVKKKVEEFDELNYLLYLDTDLSNFTMGAWLQDVFLGIKNITKWNRAAIVTDKEGVQNFTDIFSVLMPGEFKSFPKENLYNALFWCHNGNEVEV from the coding sequence ATGATATCAATTATTAATGACGCGCCAGAAAACGTAGCTGCGTTCAACGCTACCGGAGATGTGACAAAAGAAGATTTCGAAAACCTTGTGATTCCTTATGTGAAGAAAAAGGTAGAAGAGTTTGATGAACTCAATTATCTACTTTATCTTGATACCGATCTCAGCAACTTTACAATGGGAGCGTGGCTTCAGGACGTGTTTTTAGGAATAAAAAACATTACCAAATGGAACAGAGCAGCCATTGTAACAGATAAAGAAGGTGTACAGAATTTCACTGATATTTTCAGTGTTCTAATGCCGGGAGAATTTAAATCCTTCCCTAAAGAAAATCTCTATAACGCCCTTTTTTGGTGCCATAACGGTAACGAAGTTGAAGTATAA